The following are encoded together in the Lactuca sativa cultivar Salinas chromosome 1, Lsat_Salinas_v11, whole genome shotgun sequence genome:
- the LOC111916731 gene encoding F-box/kelch-repeat protein At3g23880, with product MSSQIPFHVQEEILKRLPVKSLIQFRSVCKAWRCLIDSAYFIAAHTVGKDQCQQLLIKYVVGEEARYVSIVDDDTFPQQRFVPTLPLSVKLLKRPCLVGSCNGLLCLDGYYYAPERSHSNFEKRKVLLWNPSIRKSIAIDVPVTYHVHDQTTFGFGVCPVTNDPKIVMIPQLGPMHEKKSEINNPRGVMIYTLSSGEWRSPSSNVWRKSVRVRPYGVVVDRLMYWCGSHQMERDGWVQWTSNLIMSFDLTNENFEIIDLPDSLARHPPVRLSVSKIRDSLVVIEDSFFNKEKQHCAVWMMENGAQKSFTKLFTVISQHALIMPLGFRKNGTPIMEVDEYGYEKSQIMVYDPNSQHFNDLEIFGKRYCSTVTSFMETLLLLGRSDCYSF from the coding sequence ATGTCCAGCCAAATTCCTTTCCATGTTCAAGAGGAAATCCTCAAAAGGCTTCCTGTGAAATCATTGATTCAGTTTAGATCTGTCTGCAAAGCATGGAGGTGTTTAATCGATAGCGCTTATTTTATTGCTGCTCACACCGTTGGCAAAGATCAGTGTCAACAACTACTTATAAAGTATGTGGTAGGAGAGGAGGCGCGATATGTTTCTATTGTCGACGATGACACTTTCCCCCAACAGAGGTTTGTTCCGACTCTTCCCCTTTCCGTTAAACTACTTAAAAGGCCATGCTTAGTCGGTAGCTGTAATGGGTTGTTGTGCTTGGATGGCTATTATTATGCTCCAGAGAGATCTCATTCTAACTTTGAAAAGCGGAAGGTTTTACTTTGGAATCCTTCAATCAGAAAATCTATTGCTATTGATGTGCCTGTGACATATCATGTGCATGATCAAACAACTTTTGGTTTTGGGGTTTGTCCTGTTACTAATGACCCCAAAATTGTCATGATTCCACAACTTGGTCCAATGCATGAAAAAAAGAGCGAAATTAACAACCCTCGGGGAGTTATGATTTATACGTTAAGTTCAGGGGAATGGAGAAGTCCATCCAGCAATGTGTGGAGAAAATCAGTCCGAGTTAGACCGTATGGAGTAGTTGTTGATAGGCTTATGTATTGGTGTGGTTCGCATCAGATGGAAAGAGACGGTTGGGTACAATGGACGTCTAATCTGATTATGTCATTTGATTTGactaatgaaaattttgaaataatagaccTCCCAGATAGTTTAGCGCGCCACCCTCCCGTTAGGCTTTCTGTTTCCAAAATAAGGGATTCTCTTGTTGTTATTGAAGACAGTTTTTTTAACAAAGAGAAACAGCATTGTGCTGTATGGATGATGGAGAATGGTGCTCAAAAATCATTTACAAAGCTATTCACTGTTATTTCACAACATGCGTTAATTATGCCACTGGGATTCAGAAAGAATGGCACACCTATAATGGAAGTGGACGAGTATGGCTATGAAAAAAGTCAAATTATGGTATATGATCCCAACTCACAACACTTCAATGATCTTGAAATTTTTGGAAAAAGGTATTGCTCCACCGTGACTTCGTTCATGGAGACACTACTTTTGCTTGGTAGGTCGGATTGTTATAGTTTTTGA